A window of Diospyros lotus cultivar Yz01 chromosome 14, ASM1463336v1, whole genome shotgun sequence contains these coding sequences:
- the LOC127789722 gene encoding aquaporin NIP6-1, producing the protein MDHQSEDVLSAPSTPMTPGTPGAPLYGGFKQQPSSNNLLNPRKPSLLNSCKCFTVEAWSMEEGALPSVSCALPSPPVSLARKVGAEFVGTLILIFAATATAIVNQKTQGSETLIGLAASTGLAAMTVILSTGHISGAHLNPAVTIAFAALKHFPWKHVPAYIGAQVVASLCAAFALEGIFHPIMGGGVTVPAGGHLQAFALEFIISFNLMFVVTAVATDTRAVGELAGIAVGATVMLNILIAGETTGASMNPVRTLGPAVAANNFEAIWVYLTAPILGALAGAGVYTAVKLPEEDSNSHDKPSSSLSFRR; encoded by the exons ATGGATCATCAATCTGAAGATGTTCTATCAGCTCCTTCAACACCTATGACACCAGGCACTCCTGGGGCTCCTCTCTACGGTGGGTTCAAGCAACAACCTAGTTCCAATAATCTTCTTAATCCCAGGAAACCATCCCTTCTCAACAGCTGCAAGTGTTTCACTGTTGAAGCTTGGTCCATGGAAGAAGGTGCCTTGCCTTCTGTCTCCTGTGCATTGCCTTCTCCTCCTGTTTCTCTTGCAAGAAAG GTGGGGGCAGAGTTCGTAGGCACCCTCATCTTGATATTTGCAGCCACAGCCACAGCCATTGTGAACCAGAAGACGCAGGGCTCTGAAACCCTTATAGGCCTTGCCGCCTCCACCGGCCTCGCCGCCATGACCGTCATCCTCTCCACCGGCCACATCTCCGGCGCTCACCTCAACCCCGCCGTCACCATTGCCTTTGCCGCCCTCAAACACTTCCCATGGAAACAC GTGCCAGCCTACATTGGAGCGCAAGTGGTGGCATCTCTATGCGCAGCATTTGCGCTGGAGGGAATCTTCCACCCGATAATGGGTGGTGGAGTGACAGTCCCGGCGGGCGGCCACCTGCAGGCGTTTGCTTTGGAGTTCATCATCAGCTTCAACCTCATGTTCGTTGTCACTGCTGTGGCCACCGACACCAGAGCT GTGGGAGAACTGGCAGGAATTGCAGTGGGAGCAACTGTCATGCTCAACATACTCATCGCGGG GGAGACCACGGGAGCTTCGATGAACCCTGTGAGAACTCTGGGACCAGCCGTAGCTGCAAACAACTTCGAAGCCATATGGGTCTACCTCACTGCTCCCATCCTCGGGGCACTGGCAGGGGCTGGTGTTTATACCGCCGTGAAGCTGCCTGAGGAAGACAGCAACAGTCATGACAAGCCCTCAAGTTCACTCAGTTTCAGAAGATGA